In Oncorhynchus kisutch isolate 150728-3 linkage group LG7, Okis_V2, whole genome shotgun sequence, one DNA window encodes the following:
- the LOC109893862 gene encoding guanylate cyclase soluble subunit alpha-1-like has protein sequence MFCTKLKDLKISGECPFAGIGRVDEPGDFEERTSDHTGDVLAISKDVYGHVSEVLPQRKTSKTRVNLHSLGESIRKLACPEFQRLHAAFLQMMKQHTLDKKCPSVCYADICQDRTFDRPEHLLEIMKNYSLKTGIHMDALKVSLGEELFQTCFDEDSHILQVVGGALSDFLNSFNVLLKQGIVPNPPEPAALQANLDRITDNVNNESTSVLCLDKDLGLHTVYYFNPGQTTECFFPGVIKAAARLLYDTTVEVFMDMEIEMDLQGGTKESVGPLQFQAGPRQPSLLYSVVVKDAKSLSPSPMRATSVGTMPTSLFSSTFPFHLFLDQDLGLLQIGDGLRKRLSRKDGLRRPAAFQEHFAIVTPRIRCTFQGILTMLNTQFIIRIKHQGGSMADDTGRLMDLKGQMICISESNAILFLGSPCVDKLEELTGRGLYLSDIPIHNALRDVVLVGEQAKAQDGLKKRLGKAKAALEHAHLALEEEKKRTVDLLFTIFPGTVAQELWQGHTVDAREFEHVTMLFSDIVGFTAVCSRCTPMQVVTMLNELYTRFDHHCGELDVYKVETIGDAYCVAGGLHKESETHAVQIALMALKMMELSDEVRTPTGEPIKMRIGLHTGSVLAGVVGVMMPRYCLFGNNVTLANKFESCSVPGRINASPTTHRLLKDCPEFVFIPRTRQDLPPNFPPDIPGVCYFLEDFDQWSGKTTSDCETAEPCYSNTNFMVEKT, from the exons ATGTTTTGCACAAAATTGAAAGACCTGAAAATCTCTGGAGAATGTCCATTCGCGGGTATTGGTCGTGTGGACGAACCCGGAGACTTTGAGGAACGTACAAGTGACCATACCGGGGATGTACTGGCAATTTCCAAGGATGTGTATGGACATGTATCGGAGGTGCTACCTCAAAGGAAGACAAGCAAGACTAGAGTAAATCTTCATTCATTAGGGGAGAGCATCCGCAAGTTAGCATGTCCCGAG TTTCAAAGACTGCATGCTGCCTTTCTGCAAATGATGAAACAGCATACGTTAGACAAGAAATG CCCTTCCGTGTGTTATGCAGACATCTGTCAAGATAGGACCTTTGATCGACCAGAGCATTTACTGGAGATCATGAAGAATTATTCTCTCAAAACAG GTATTCACATGGACGCTTTGAAAGTCTCCCTTGGCGAGGAGCTGTTCCAAACGTGCTTCGACGAGGACAGCCATATTCTGCAGGTGGTGGGGGGAGCCCTCAGTGACTTCCTGAACAGCTTCAATGTCCTGTTGAAACAGGGCATCGTCCCAAACCCGCCAGAACCAGCCGCTCTGCAAGCCAACCTAGACAGAATAACAGATAATGTAAACAACGAATCAACGTCGGTACTGTGCCTGGACAAGGATCTGGGTCTGCACACCGTCTACTACTTCAACCCCGGGCAGACCACGGAGTGCTTCTTCCCTGGTGTCATCAAGGCGGCCGCCCGCCTGCTCTACGACACCACCGTGGAGGTGTTCATGGACATGGAGATCGAGATGGACCTTCAAGGAGGCACCAAGGAGAGCGTAGGCCCCTTGCAGTTCCAAGCTGGGCCCCGGCAGCCCAGCCTGCTCTACTCGGTGGTGGTGAAGGATGCCAAGAGCCTGAGCCCCAGTCCCATGAGGGCCACGTCGGTTGGGACCATGCCCACctcactcttctcctccacctTCCCTTTCCACCTCTTTCTGGATCAGGACCTGGGCCTGTTGCAAATCGGTGACGGCCTACGGAAGAGGCTTAGCCGGAAGGATGGCCTGAGGCGGCCTGCTGCCTTCCAGGAGCACTTTGCCATCGTCACGCCCCGGATCAGGTGCACCTTCCAAGGCATCTTGACTATGCTGAACACACAGTTCATCATTCGGATAAAGCACCAAGGGGGCTCCATGGCCGATGACACAGGGAGG CTCATGGACCTGAAAGGCCAGATGATCTGCATCTCAGAGTCCAATGCCATCCTCTTCTTGGGCTCGCCGTGCGTAGACAAGCTGGAGGAGCTGACTGGCCGTGGCCTCTACCTGTCTGACATCCCCATCCACAACGCCCTGCGCGACGTGGTCCTGGTGGGCGAGCAGGCCAAGGCCCAGGATGGCTTGAAGAAGCGCCTAGGCAAGGCCAAGGCGGCCCTGGAGCACGCTCACCTCGCcctggaggaagagaagaagaggacgGTGGATCTTCTTTTCACCATTTTCCCGGGGACGGTGGCCCAGGAACTTTGGCAAGGCCACACGGTGGATGCCAGGGAGTTTGAGCATGTCACCATGCTGTTCTCGGACATCGTAGGCTTCACGGCCGTGTGTTCACGCTGCACACCTATGCAGGTGGTCACTATGCTCAATGAGCTGTACACACGCTTTGACCACCACTGCGGGGAGCTGGATGTATACAAG gTGGAGACTATCGGTGATGCGTACTGTGTGGCTGGTGGCTTGCACAAGGAGAGCGAGACTCACGCAGTGCAGATTGCCCTCATGGCGCTGAAGATGATGGAGCTGTCCGATGAGGTCAGGACGCCCACTGGCGAGCCAATCAAG aTGCGAATTGGCCTGCACACTGGCTCAGTTCTGGCCGGTGTTGTTGGCGTGATGATGCCGCGCTACTGTCTGTTTGGCAACAACGTCACATTGGCAAATAAGTTTGAGTCCTGTAGCGTACCTGGAAGAATCAACGCTAGCCCCACAACCCACAG ATTGCTGAAAGATTGTCCAGAGTTCGTCTTCATTCCCCGGACCAGACAGGATCTTCCGCCAAACTTTCCGCCGGATATTCCTGGTGTTTGTTACTTCTTGGAGGATTTTGATCAATGGTCGGGCAAAACCACAAGTGACTGTGAGACTGCTGAACCATGCTACAGCAATACAAACTTCATGGTTGAGAAAACATAG